From a single Chlorocebus sabaeus isolate Y175 chromosome X, mChlSab1.0.hap1, whole genome shotgun sequence genomic region:
- the MED12 gene encoding mediator of RNA polymerase II transcription subunit 12 isoform X3, whose translation MAAFGILSYEHRPLKRPRLGPPDVYPQDPKQKEDELTALNVKQGFNNQPAVSGDEHGSAKNVSFNPAKISSNFSSIIAEKLRCNTLPDTGRRKPQVNQKDNFWLVTARSQSAINTWFTDLAGTKPLTQLAKKVPIFSKKEEVFGYLAKYTVPVMRAAWLIKMTCAYYAAISETKVKKRHVDPFMEWTQIITKYLWEQLQKMAEYYRPGPAGSGGCGSTIGPLPHDVEVAIRQWDYTEKLAMFMFQDGMLDRHEFLTWVLECFEKIRPGEDELLKLLLPLLLRYSGEFVQSAYLSRRLAYFCTRRLALQLDGVSSHSSHVISAQSTSSLPTTPAPQPPTSSTPSTPFSDLLMCPQHRPLVFGLSCILQTILLCCPSALVWHYSLTDSRIKTGSPLDHLPIAPSNLPMPEGNSAFTQQVRAKLREIEQQIKERGQAVEVRWSFDKCQEATAGFTIGRVLHTLEVLDSHSFERSDFSNSLDSLCNRIFGLGPSKDGHEISSDDDAVVSLLCEWAVSCKRSGRHRAMVVAKLLEKRQAEIEAERCGESEAADEKGSIASGSLSAPSAPIFQDVLLQFLDTQAPMLTDPRSESERVEFFNLVLLFCELIRHDVFSHNMYTCTLISRGDLAFGAPGPRPPSPFDDPADDPEHKEAEGSSSSKLEDPGLSESMDIDPSSSVLFEDMEKPDFSLFSPTMPCEGKGSPSPEKPDVEKEVKPPPKEKIEGTLGVLYDQPRHVQYATHFPIPQEESCSHECNQRLVVLFGVGKQRDDARHAIKKITKDILKVLNRKGTAETDQLAPIVPLNPGDLTFLGGEDGQKRRRNRPEAFPTAEDIFAKFQHLSHYDQHQVTAQVSRNVLEQITSFALGMSYHLPLVQHVQFIFDLMEYSLSISGLIDFAIQLLNELSVVEAELLLKSSDLVGSYTTSLCLCIVAVLRHYHACLILNQDQMAQVFEGLCGVVKHGMNRSDGSSAERCILAYLYDLYTSCSHLKNKFGELFSDFCSKVKNTIYCNVEPSESNMRWAPEFMIDTLENPAAHTFTYTGLGKSLSENPANRYSFVCNALMHVCVGHHDPDRVNDIAILCAELTGYCKSLSAEWLGVLKALCCSSNNGTCGFNDLLCNVDVSDLSFHDSLATFVAILIARQCLLLEDLIRCAAIPSLLNAACSEQDSEPGARLTCRILLHLFKTPQLNPCQSDGNKPTVGIRSSCDRHLLAASQNRIVDGAVFAVLKAVFVLGDAELKGSGFTVTGGTEELPEEEGGGGSGGRRQGGRNISVETASLDVYAKYVLRSICQQEWVGERCLKSLCEDSNDLQDPVLSSAQAQRLMQLICYPHRLLDNEDGENPQRQRIKRILQNLDQWTMRQSSLELQLMIKQTPNNEMNSLLENIAKATIEVFQQSAETGSSSGSTASNMPSSSKTKPVLSSLERSGVWLVAPLIAKLPTSVQGHVLKAAGEELEKGQHLGSSSRKERDRQKQKSMSLLSQQPFLSLVLTCLKGQDEQREGLLTSLYSQVHQIVNNWRDDQYLDDCKPKQLMHEALKLRLNLVGGMFDTVQRSTQQTTEWAMLLLEIIISGTVDMQSNNELFTTVLDMLSVLINGTLAADMSSISQGSMEENKRAYMNLAKKLQKELGERQSDSLEKVRQLLPLPKQTRDVITCEPQGSLIDTKGNKIAGFDSIFKKEGLQVSTKQKISPWDLFEGLKPSAPLSWGWFGTVRVDRRVARGEEQQRLLLYHTHLRPRPRAYYLEPLPLPPEDEEPPAPTLLEPEKKAPEPPKTDKPGAAPPSTEERKKKSTKGKKRSQPAAKTEDYGMGPGRSGPYGVTVPPDLLHHPNPGSITHLNYRQGSIGLYTQNQPLPAGGPRVDPYRPVRLPMQKLPTRPTYPGVLPTTMTGVMGLEPSSYKTSVYRQQQPAVPQGQRLRQQLQQSQGMLGQSSVHQMTPSSSYGLQTSQGYTPYVSHVGLQQHTGPAGTMVPPSYSSQPYQSTHPSTNPTLVDPTRHLQQRPSGYVHQQAPTYGHGLTSTQRFSHQTLQQTPMISTMTPMSAQGVQAGVRSTAILPEQQQQQQQQQQQQQQQQQQQQQQQQQQYHIRQQQQQQILRQQQQQQQQQQQQQQQQQQQQQQQQQQQHQQQQQQQAAPPQPQPQSQPQFQRQGLQQTQQQQQTAALVRQLQQQLSNTQPQPSTNIFGRY comes from the exons ATGGCGGCCTTCGGGATCTTGAGCTACGAACACCGGCCCCTGAAGCGGCCGCGGCTGGGGCCTCCCGATGTTTACCCTCAGGACCCCAAACAGAAGGAG GATGAACTGACGGCCTTGAATGTAAAACAAGGTTTCAATAACCAGCCTGCTGTCTCTGGGGATGAACATGGCAGTGCCAAGAACGTCAGCTTCAATCCTGCCAAG ATCAGTTCCAACTTCAGCAGCATTATTGCAGAGAAGTTACGTTGTAATACCCTCCCTGACACTGGTCGCAGGAAGCCCCAAGTGAACCAGAAGGACAACTTCTGGCTGGTGACTGCACGATCCCAGAGTGCCATTAATACTTGGTTCACTGACTTGGCTGGCACCAAGCCACTCACGCAACTAGCCAAAAAG GTCCCCATTTTCAGTAAGAAGGAAGAAGTGTTTGGGTACTTAGCCAAATACACAGTGCCTGTGATGCGGGCTGCCTGGCTCATTAAGATGACCTGTGCCTACTATGCAGCAATCTCCGAGACCAAGGTTAAGAAGAGACATGTTGACCCTTTCATGG AGTGGACTCAGATCATCACCAAGTACTTATGGGAGCAGTTACAGAAGATGGCTGAATACTACCGGCCAGGGCCTGCAGGAAGTGGGGGCTGTGGTTCCACGATAGGGCCCTTGCCCCATGATGTAGAGGTGGCAATCCGGCAGTGGGATTACACTGAGAAGCTGGCCATGTTCATGTTTCAG GATGGAATGCTGGACAGACATGAGTTCCTGACCTGGGTGCTTGAGTGTTTTGAGAAGATCCGCCCTGGAGAAGATGAATTGCTTAAACTGCTCCTGCCCCTGCTTCTCCGA TACTCTGGGGAATTTGTTCAGTCTGCGTACCTGTCCCGCCGCCTTGCCTACTTTTGTACACGGAGACTGGCCCTGCAGCTAGATGGTGTGAGCAGTCACTCATCTCATGTTATATCTGCTCAGTCAACAAGCTCGCTACCCACCACCCCTGCTCCTCAGCCCCCAACTAGCAGCACCCCCTCGACTCCCTTTAGTGACCTGCTTATGTGCCCTCAGCACCGGCCCCTGGTTTTTGGCCTCAGCTGTATCCTACAG ACCATCCTCCTGTGTTGTCCTAGTGCCTTGGTTTGGCACTACTCACTGACTGATAGCAGAATTAAGACCGGCTCACCACTTGACCACTTGCCTATTGCCCCCTCCAACCTGCCCATGCCAGAGGGTAACAGTGCCTTCACTCAGCAG GTCCGTGCAAAGTTGCGGGAGATCGAGCAGCAGATCAAGGAGCGGGGACAGGCAGTTGAAGTTCGCTGGTCTTTCGATAAATGCCAGGAAGCTACTGCAG GCTTCACCATTGGACGGGTGCTTCATACTTTGGAAGTGCTGGACAGCCATAGTTTTGAGCGCTCTGACTTCAGCAACTCTCTTGACTCACTTTGTAACCGAATCTTTGGATTGGGGCCTAGCAAGGATGGGCATGAG ATCTCCTCAGATGATGATGCTGTGGTGTCATTGCTATGTGAATGGGCTGTCAGCTGCAAGCGTTCTGGTCGGCATCGTGCTATGGTGGTAGCCAAGCTCCTGGAGAAGAGACAGGCGGAGATTGAGGCTGAG CGTTGTGGAGAATCAGAAGCCGCAGATGAGAAGGGTTCCATCGCCTCTGGCTCCCTTTCTGCTCCTAGTGCTCCCATTTTCCAGGATGTCCTCCTGCAGTTTCTGGATACACAGGCTCCCATGCTGA CGGACCCCCGAAGTGAGAGTGAGCGGGTGGAATTCTTTAACTTAGTACTGCTGTTCTGTGAACTGATTCGACATGATGttttctcccacaacatgtatACTTGCACTCTCATCTCCCGAGGGGACCTTGCCTTTGGAGCCCCTGGTCCCCGGCCTCCCTCTCCCTTTGATGATCCTGCTGATGACCCAGAGCACAAGGAGGCtgaaggcagcagcagcagcaagctgGAA GATCCAGGGCTTTCAGAATCTATGGACATTGACCCTAGTTCCAGTGTGCTCTTTGAGGACATGGAGAAGCCTGATTTCTCA TTGTTCTCCCCTACTATGCCCTGTGAGGGGAAGGGCAGTCCATCCCCTGAGAAGCCAGATGTCGAGAAGGAGGTGAAGCCCCCACCCAAGGAGAAGATCGAAGGGACCCTTGGGGTTCTTTACGACCAGCCACGACACGTGCAGTATGCCACCCACTTTCCCATCCCCCAG GAGGAGTCATGCAGCCATGAGTGCAACCAGCGGTTGGTCGTACTGTTTGGGGTGGGAAAGCAGCGAGATGATGCCCGCCATGCCATCAAGAAAATCACCAAGGATATCCTGAAGGTTCTCAACCGCAAGGGGACAGCAGAAACTG ACCAGCTTGCTCCTATTGTGCCTCTGAATCCTGGAGACCTGACATTCTTAG GTGGGGAGGATGGGCAGAAGCGGCGACGCAACCGGCCTGAAGCCTTCCCCACTGCTGAAGATATCTTTGCTAAGTTCCAGCACCTTTCACATTATGACCAACACCAGGTCACGGCTCAG GTCTCCCGGAATGTTCTGGAACAGATCACGAGCTTTGCCCTTGGCATGTCATACCACTTGCCTCTGGTGCAGCATGTGCAGTTCATCTTCGACCTCATGGAATATTCACTCAGCATCAGTGGCCTCATCGACTTTGCCATTCAG CTGCTGAATGAACTGAGTGTAGTTGAGGCTGAGCTGCTTCTCAAATCCTCGGATCTGGTGGGCAGCTACACTACTAGCCTGTGCCTGTGCATCGTGGCTGTCCTGCGGCACTATCATGCCTGCCTCATCCTCAACCAGGACCAGATGGCACAGGTCTTTGAGGG GCTGTGTGGTGTTGTGAAGCATGGGATGAACCGGTCCGATGGCTCCTCTGCAGAGCGCTGTATCCTTGCTTATCTCTATGATCTGTACACCTCCTGTAGCCatttaaagaacaaatttggGGAGCTCTTCAG CGACTTTTGCTCAAAGGTGAAGAACACCATCTACTGCAACGTGGAGCCATCGGAATCAAATATGCGCTGGGCACCTGAGTTCATGATTGACACTCTAGAGAACCCTGCAGCTCACACCTTCACCTACACAGGGCTAGGCAAGAGTCTTAGTGAGAACCCTGCTAACCGCTACAGCTTTGTCTGCAATGCCCTTATGCACGTCTGTGTGGGGCACCATGATCCCGATAG GGTGAATGACATCGCAATCCTGTGTGCAGAGCTGACCGGCTATTGCAAGTCACTGAGTGCAGAATGGCTAGGAGTGCTTAAGGCCTTGTGCTGCTCCTCTAACAATGGCACTTGTGGTTTCAACGACCTCCTCTGCAATGTAGAT GTCAGTGACCTGTCTTTTCATGACTCGTTGGCTACTTTTGTTGCCATCCTCATCGCTCGGCAGTGTTTGCTTCTGGAAGATCTGATTCGCTGTGCTGCCATCCCTTCACTCCTTAATGCTG CTTGTAGTGAACAGGACTCTGAGCCAGGGGCCCGGCTTACCTGCCGCATCCTCCTTCACCTTTTCAAGACACCGCAGCTCAATCCTTGCCAGTCTGATGGAA ACAAGCCTACAGTAGGAATCCGCTCCTCCTGTGACCGCCACCTGCTGGCTGCCTCCCAGAACCGCATCGTGGATGGAGCTGTGTTTGCTGTTCTCAAGGCTGTGTTTGTACTTG GGGATGCGGAACTGAAAGGTTCAGGCTTCACTGTGACAGGAGGAACAGAAGAACTtccagaggaggagggaggaggtggcAGTGGTGGTCGGAGGCAGGGTGGCCGCAACATCTCTGTGGAGACAGCCAGTCTGGATGTCTATGCCAAGTACGTGCTGCGCAGCATCTGCCAACAG GAATGGGTAGGAGAACGTTGCCTTAAGTCGCTGTGTGAGGACAGCAATGACCTGCAAGACCCAGTGTTGAGTAGTGCCCAGGCTCAGCGCCTCATGCAGCTCATCTGCTACCCACATCGACTGCTGGACAATGAGGATGGGGAAAACCCCCAGCGGCAGCGCATAAAGCGCATTCTCCAG AACTTGGACCAGTGGACCATGCGCCAGTCTTCCCTGGAGCTGCAGCTCATGATCAAGCAGACCCCTAACAAT GAGATGAACTCCCTCTTGGAGAACATTGCCAAGGCCACAATCGAGGTTTTCCAACAGTCAGCAGAGACAGGGTCATCTTCTGGAAGTACTGCAAGCAACATGCCCAGCAGCAGCAAGACCAAGCCTGTGCTCAG CTCTCTAGAGCGCTCTGGTGTATGGCTGGTGGCCCCCCTCATTGCTAAACTGCCCACCTCAGTCCAGGGACATGTGTTAAAGGCTGCTGGGGAGGAATTGGAGAAGGGTCAGCACCTGGGTTCCTCTTCACGCAAAGAACGTGATCGACAAAAGCAGAAGAG CATGTCCCTGTTGAGCCAACAGCCCTTCTTATCACTGGTGCTAACATGTCTGAAAGGGCAGGATGAACAACGCGAGGGACTCCTTACCTCCCTCTACAGCCAGGTGCACCAG ATTGTGAATAATTGGCGAGATGACCAGTACTTAGATGATTGCAAACCAAAGCAGCTTATGCATGAGGCACTCAAACTGCGGCTCAACCTG GTTGGGGGCATGTTTGACACGGTGCAGCGCAGCACCCAGCAGACCACGGAGTGGGCCATGCTCCTCCTGGAGATCATCATCAGCGGCACTGTCGACATGCAGTCCAACAA TGAGCTCTTCACTACTGTGTTGGACATGCTGAGCGTGCTCATCAATGGGACATTGGCTGCAGACATGTCTAGCATCTCCCAAGGTAGCATGGAGGAAAACAAGCGTGCATACATGAACCTGGCAAAGAAGCTACAG AAGGAGTTGGGGGAACGCCAGTCAGACAGTCTGGAAAAGGTTCGCCAGCTGCTGCCACTGCCCAAGCAGACCCGAGATGTCATCACGTGTGAGCCACAGGGCTCCCTTATTGATACCAAGGGCAACAAGATTGCTGGCTTCGATTCCATCTTCAAGAAGGAG GGTCTACAGGTTTCCACCAAACAGAAGATCTCGCCCTGGGATCTTTTTGAGGGGTTGAAGCCGTCAGCACCGCTGTCTTGGGGCTGGTTTGGAACAGTGCGGGTGGACCGGCGAGTGGCCCGAGGAGAGGAGCAGCAGCGGTTGCTGCTCTACCACACACACCTGAGGCCCCGGCCCCGCGCCTATTACCTGGAGCCACTGCCACTGCCCCCAGAAGATGAGGAGCCCCCTGCTCCTACCCTGCTAGAGCCTGAGAAAAAGGCTCCAGAGCCCCCCAAAACTGACAAACCGGGGGCTGCTCCACCCAGTACTGAGGAACGCAAGAAGAAGTCCACCAAGGGCAAGAAACGCAGCCAGCCAGCTGCCAAGACAGAG GACTATGGAATGGGCCCGGGTCGGAGCGGCCCTTATGGTGTGACAGTGCCTCCAGACCTCCTGCACCACCCAAACCCTGGTTCCATAACCCACCTTAATTACAGGCAAGGCTCCATAGGCCTGTACACCCAGAACCAGCCACTACCTGCAG GTGGCCCTCGTGTGGACCCATACCGCCCTGTGCGCTTACCAATGCAGAAGCTGCCCACCCGACCGACTTACCCTGGAGTGCTGCCCACAACCATGACTGGCGTCATGGGCCTAGAACCCTCCTCTTATAAGACCTCTGTGTACCGGCAGCAGCAACCTGCGGTGCCCCAAGGACAGCGCCTTCGCCAACAGCTCCAG CAGAGTCAGGGCATGTTGGGACAGTCATCTGTCCATCAGATGACTCCCAGCTCTTCCTACGGTTTGCAGACTTCCCAG ggCTATACTCCTTATGTTTCTCATGTGGGATTGCAGCAACACACAGGCCCTGCAGGTACCATGGTGCCCCCCAGCTACTCCAGCCAGCCTTACCAGAGCACCCACCCTTCTACCAATCCTACTCTTGTAGATCCTACCCGCCACCTGCAACAGCGGCCCAGTGGCTATGTGCACCAGCAGGCCCCCACCTATGGACATGGACTGACCTCCACTCAAAG GTTTTCACACCAGACACTGCAGCAGACACCCATGATAAGTACCATGACTCCAATGAGTGCCCAGGGCGTCCAGGCAGGCGTCCGCTCAACAGCCATCCTACCtgagcagcaacagcagcagcaacagcagcaacagcaacagcagcagcagcaacaacagcaacagcaacagcagcagcagcagtaccACAtccggcagcagcagcagcagcagatccTGCGG cagcagcagcagcagcaacagcagcagcagcagcagcaacagcaacagcaacagcagcagcagcaacagcaacaacagcaacaccagcagcaacagcagcaacaggcggctcctccccaaccccagccccagtcccagcCCCAG